The sequence GAACCTGACTATTCCTACTTTCTGTATACAGTTTAATATATTCCTGTCTATTTCATTTAAGTGGTTTTCTATTTCTTTGTTCTTATACACCATTCCTTCTGTTTTAAGCAAGCATTTCTCAATTAATCCTTCAATATTTTCTCCACTTGTGCCTGCCATAAATTTATTATATTTCATATATAACTTCTTAATTTTTGAATTATTTACTATGTTAACTATTATTAAAACTACTATAAGCACAAAATTTATAATTGTTATGTAAAATAGTATTGTA comes from Bacillota bacterium and encodes:
- a CDS encoding DUF4446 family protein, whose amino-acid sequence is MNEFDIIDNTILFYITIINFVLIVVLIIVNIVNNSKIKKLYMKYNKFMAGTSGENIEGLIEKCLLKTEGMVYKNKEIENHLNEIDRNILNCIQKVGIVRFNAFDNVGSDLSYSVALLDGNDNGVVITSLFTRDGSTTYGKPIMGGKSRYPLSAEEIKAINYAIKRHREVYYE